The region AAAGTATGGGATAAATTTTCATGGGTTGATAGACAATCCATTTTCAAAAAAGCGGCTGAACTATTATCCACAAGTTGGAGATCAACATTAAATGCAGCTACCATGCTTGGTCAAAGCAAAAATGTATTTCAAGCAGAAATAGATTCAGCTTGTGAATTGATAGACTTTTTGAGATTCAACTCATACTATGCAACAAAAATATACATGGATCAACCAAAATCTACAAAAGGTATTTGGAACAGATTAGAGTATAGACCTTTAGAAGGCTTTGTTTTCGCTGTTACTCCATTTAATTTTACTTCCATAGCAGGAAACCTACCCACTGCACCTGCTATCATGGGAAATACGGTTTTGTGGAAACCAGCATCTTCGGCTGTATATTCGGCATATTTCTTTATGAAATTGCTGCAAGAAGCCGGATTACCCGACGGAGTGATAAACTTCATACCTGGTCCAGGGTCCAAAATTGGAAGTATAGTTTTTAAAGACCCTAATTTTACAGGATTACATTTTACTGGTTCAGCTCCAACCTTTGAAAATATGTGGGAAACGATTGGGAAGAACATAAGAAATTACAAAACTTACCCAAGAATAGTTGGAGAAACAGGCGGAAAAGACTTTGTAATTGCACACGAAAGTAGTGAAATAGAATCACTAGTAACAGCTTTAATTAGGGGAGCCTTTGAATATCAAGGTCAAAAATGCTCTGCTGTCTCAAGAGCTTATATACCTGACAACATCTGGCCTAAGGTAAAAGAAAATTTGATAGAAAATTTGAAAGAAATTAAAATCGGTTCTCCAGAAAATTTCACTAACTTCATGAATGCCGTAATTGACAAAGAGGCTTTTGATAAGATAAAAAGTTATATAGATTTTGCAAAGGAAAGTAATGAAGCAGAAATAATCTATGGTGGGAAGTGCGATGATTCTATTGGATATTTTATTGAACCTACGGTAATATTAACTACTAATCCAAAGTTTAAAACTATGGAAGAAGAAATATTCGGACCTGTTTTAAGCATCTACGTTTACGATGCAAAAGAATTCGACAATGTATTGAAATTATGCGATGAAACTTCACCTTTTGGTTTGACTGGCGCGATCTTCGCTCAAGATAGAAAGGCTATCAAAAAAGCAGAAGAAGTTCTCGTAAACGCTGCAGGAAACTTTTACATCAACGATAAGCCTACAGGTGCAGTAGTCGCTCAACAACCGTTTGGTGGTGCAAGGGCTTCGGGAACAAACGACAAAGCTGGAAGTGTTATAAACCTTTTAAAATGGGTTTCCGCCAGAGCAATTAAAGAAAATTTTGCCCCACCAAAAAATTTCAAATATCCATTCATGAACGAAGAATAAAGACAACCTAACGGCAAATAATGAAAATGTCCCCACCAGGGGACTTTTTTATTGGAGCGGATAATGGGATTCGAACCCACGGCCCCTTGCTTGGCAAGCAAGTGCTCTACCGCTGAGCTATATCCGCAATGTTTAAGTTGGTGCGCGAGGTGGGACTTGAACCCACACGGATTATTAATCCACAGGATTCTAAGTCCTGCGCGTCTGCCAGTTCCGCCACTCGCGCTAATAACTATAAAAAAATGGTGACCCGCCTGGGATTCGAACCCAGGACCCTTTGATTAAAAGTCAAATGCTCTACCAGCTGAGCTAGCGGGTCACTTAGTAGTTACATATATAAAATTCTTTTTTGCAACCGTTGAATATTATAACTGTTCACAACACTTTTGTCAAGTCTAAAGTTAAAACAACAAGTAAAATTGAGTTTAATATTCATTGTTTTTTTACTTTAGTTCAATTACTTCTCTTCTTTCAAAAAAACCTCAGACGAAACAAACAAGAGGAAAAGCCCTCCTACAAACAAAACCAAATTAATTATTACAAAGGCGTTTAAGCTAATTTGTTTGATATTTCCTGTGTACCTTATTAAATCTACCACATATTTAACAGGTAAAATATTACTTATCCATCTAACAGATGAAGGTAAAAATTCAACAGGAAAATATACACCCGAAAAGAAAGTCATTGCGACATAAAGAATAGACGCAATTTCTATTGTTACGGAAGGTTCTTTGAACAACAATAAAAGCAATATCCCAAATCCCATCATTCCTATAGATGAAGTAAAAAACACTATAACAAGCAGTCCCCAGTTGAATGTTAAACTCAAGTCAAATATTGTTTTACCTAAAAAAACTATAATAAACATGGATATGAGATTCAAAAAAAGCTTAGTGAATGATGCAGATAAAGTGAATTCTATCGGTTTCATTGGTGA is a window of Petrotoga olearia DSM 13574 DNA encoding:
- the pruA gene encoding L-glutamate gamma-semialdehyde dehydrogenase, encoding MNNSIPIYEMPENEPILNYEPGSKEKKELKEKLSKLKNEKIEIPLIIGGKEVRTGDLGKSVMPHDHNHVLAEYHKAGEKEITMAIKSSLEAKKVWDKFSWVDRQSIFKKAAELLSTSWRSTLNAATMLGQSKNVFQAEIDSACELIDFLRFNSYYATKIYMDQPKSTKGIWNRLEYRPLEGFVFAVTPFNFTSIAGNLPTAPAIMGNTVLWKPASSAVYSAYFFMKLLQEAGLPDGVINFIPGPGSKIGSIVFKDPNFTGLHFTGSAPTFENMWETIGKNIRNYKTYPRIVGETGGKDFVIAHESSEIESLVTALIRGAFEYQGQKCSAVSRAYIPDNIWPKVKENLIENLKEIKIGSPENFTNFMNAVIDKEAFDKIKSYIDFAKESNEAEIIYGGKCDDSIGYFIEPTVILTTNPKFKTMEEEIFGPVLSIYVYDAKEFDNVLKLCDETSPFGLTGAIFAQDRKAIKKAEEVLVNAAGNFYINDKPTGAVVAQQPFGGARASGTNDKAGSVINLLKWVSARAIKENFAPPKNFKYPFMNEE